The DNA region GTGAGTCAGAGAGGTTTTTATCACGTGGAAATGCACCCATCCATTGATGATAGACAAGGTTGATGATAGCATCACTTCCACTAAACATATCGGCATATTCACGTGCCAGTTTTTTCAAAACATGCGACGTAACAATATCTTGCATCATTGAGCCATTTTGGGAAAAACTGACTGAAAAAGATTTCACACCTTCTTCGATGGAGAGAAGCATCTCGATGAGCTGAATGACGATGACGATACACGGCGGAACGAGTGTCGCAGTCAACGGTCCAAAGGATTCACGGTTGATGGGTTCATTGAGCGTTGAGTACAACGCGCATACTTTATCGACGTATTTCCAGTATAAAAAGGCTTTATCAAGAGGGAAATTTTTGGAATACGGGAGCATATAGGTAATCGGACCACCTTCGATTTCAAAAATGCCTGAAGCCAATGCCGTTTCCACCAAAAGCCTCGCATCGGGTGTTCCGTGGCGAAGGCTGACAGGTTTATTAAAATGGGTCATCATTTTACGTGTAGTACGATAGCCGTGATTGACTAGCGGATAACCGTTGAGCATATCCATCTCGTTTTCTTCCGAAAGAGTGAGCATCTTTTGTGCCATCGCGTAGTCGTTGAGCCTTGTGTTACTATCGATGGTAAGCGGCAGAACATCGATGTCCGCTTTCATAAACTCTTCATAGAGTTCAAACATCTTTTTGTAGGTCGGAAAACCGCCACGAGGTTGAACCAAAAGACGGTCACGTTTTTTAAAATGATGGGAAATAAACATCTCTTTGTTCGCATTGCGAATAAAATCTTCAATCTCATCAAAATCAAAATTATCGGCATACTCGTTACGGGTAATGACATCACGCTCTTTTTGGAGTAAACTCATGCTCGCTCCTTTACAAATCGCTCGATTTCATCAAGTCCCGTATTGAGATCAATTTGATGAAAGACAAGGTCAAACCCATACGATTTATATTTGGGAATAATGTCGCTTTGAGCAGCTTCACCCACCGCTAAATTGCCACCGATCACAAAAACAACCTCTTTGAGATCATACTCAGAGCGCAAAAATTG from Sulfurospirillum diekertiae includes:
- a CDS encoding methylaspartate mutase, with product MSLLQKERDVITRNEYADNFDFDEIEDFIRNANKEMFISHHFKKRDRLLVQPRGGFPTYKKMFELYEEFMKADIDVLPLTIDSNTRLNDYAMAQKMLTLSEENEMDMLNGYPLVNHGYRTTRKMMTHFNKPVSLRHGTPDARLLVETALASGIFEIEGGPITYMLPYSKNFPLDKAFLYWKYVDKVCALYSTLNEPINRESFGPLTATLVPPCIVIVIQLIEMLLSIEEGVKSFSVSFSQNGSMMQDIVTSHVLKKLAREYADMFSGSDAIINLVYHQWMGAFPRDKNLSDSLINTNTVIAAMVRADKIIIKTRDEAFGIPTMQCNAQSVANTKYTLRTLKGLPVVHDAEEEENLELEVRAIMDAVFNDPADTLWRKVFNTIKNGLIDVPFSPHIINHNEVITIRDESGNIRIIEKGKLPLPDRCFAYEKSKVNLPESKTEVINKIIHDIGAML